A genome region from Chengkuizengella sp. SCS-71B includes the following:
- a CDS encoding S-Ena type endospore appendage — MSRIKKNHCSVNVNVHCTTKSTRKKRKSNKKCKKKSNKKTLQISRCIPINKACDDIMPTPIFVGDKTSGISLPSGAITIVNTSETCTMQVAIEILYSMTPLVTEIEPRSSFTTTLADIIRVDIVCMGPEKDNCTGTVQLDFAFTVCTKLDRKKVKHHIRRHSFYDTEIRSINTKNRDHIEMLEPSTIENKQLERQRNIQVQNERFSKEMSKIVDKLDRQLKNLDNTINRRDELFLTALKEMNENQKKIGKITEEHPKKVEVKAIESIESKEKLKTEAFEETSMEKTPRNNKIKWWQKLFRISSIKKAN; from the coding sequence TTGAGTAGAATAAAGAAGAATCATTGTAGTGTAAACGTCAATGTTCACTGCACTACAAAATCTACTCGTAAAAAAAGAAAGTCTAATAAAAAGTGTAAGAAAAAATCAAATAAAAAAACCTTACAGATCAGTCGTTGTATTCCTATCAATAAAGCCTGTGATGATATTATGCCTACCCCTATTTTTGTAGGTGATAAAACAAGTGGAATTTCCTTGCCTTCAGGTGCCATTACCATTGTGAATACAAGTGAGACATGTACGATGCAAGTAGCAATTGAAATCTTATACTCCATGACACCTCTGGTTACAGAAATTGAACCAAGATCATCTTTTACAACTACATTAGCGGATATCATACGAGTGGATATAGTATGTATGGGTCCTGAGAAAGATAACTGTACAGGTACTGTTCAACTTGATTTTGCTTTTACAGTTTGTACTAAACTTGATCGAAAAAAAGTAAAACATCATATAAGGAGACACTCATTTTACGATACAGAGATTAGGTCTATAAACACAAAAAATAGAGATCATATCGAGATGTTAGAGCCGAGTACAATTGAGAATAAGCAACTAGAAAGACAACGTAATATTCAAGTTCAGAATGAAAGGTTTTCTAAAGAGATGAGTAAAATAGTTGATAAACTTGATCGTCAGTTGAAAAATTTAGATAATACAATAAATAGAAGAGATGAACTCTTTTTAACAGCTTTGAAGGAAATGAATGAAAATCAAAAGAAAATAGGAAAAATCACGGAGGAACATCCAAAGAAAGTAGAAGTAAAAGCTATAGAGAGTATAGAATCTAAAGAAAAATTGAAGACGGAAGCTTTTGAAGAAACTTCAATGGAAAAAACACCAAGAAATAATAAGATAAAATGGTGGCAGAAATTATTTAGAATATCTTCAATTAAGAAAGCAAATTGA
- a CDS encoding ATP-grasp domain-containing protein, translating to MKLITFNPLRTIGIPNISYIKPLNMYKDIEKIKEADMLLFPEYWQVNSLVYGLKKKIFPSIESYHLGHNKIEMTRVLKAVCPEQIPYTEILSNTDENRRYIMEIFPLPFVAKEIKNSMGQGVFLIQNEKEFQDYADKVEVLYIQEFLSNDRDLRICVIGDEVVTAYWRIEETGGFHHNVAKGGKVSYDNIPDETLRLVLDVSQKLGINHAGFDVIFNNGKPYILEFNILFGNQGVPKHKVSLEQKIVEYITRSTEIH from the coding sequence ATGAAACTAATTACATTTAACCCACTTAGAACGATAGGTATTCCGAACATATCATATATAAAACCACTAAATATGTACAAAGATATCGAAAAGATCAAAGAAGCGGATATGCTGTTATTTCCTGAATATTGGCAGGTAAATTCTCTCGTTTACGGATTGAAAAAAAAGATTTTTCCTAGCATTGAGTCTTACCATTTAGGTCATAACAAAATTGAAATGACTCGTGTACTGAAGGCTGTTTGTCCTGAACAGATTCCATACACAGAAATATTAAGTAATACAGATGAAAATAGACGTTATATCATGGAAATCTTCCCGCTTCCATTTGTTGCTAAAGAAATCAAAAACTCAATGGGACAAGGTGTGTTTTTGATACAGAATGAAAAAGAGTTTCAGGACTATGCTGACAAAGTAGAAGTATTATACATTCAAGAGTTCTTATCAAATGATCGAGATTTGAGAATCTGCGTGATTGGGGATGAAGTTGTAACTGCATATTGGAGAATAGAGGAAACTGGCGGCTTTCATCATAATGTAGCAAAAGGTGGAAAGGTATCTTATGACAATATTCCAGATGAAACACTTCGGCTAGTATTAGACGTTTCTCAGAAACTAGGGATAAATCATGCTGGTTTCGATGTGATTTTCAACAATGGAAAACCATATATACTAGAGTTTAATATTTTATTTGGAAACCAAGGCGTTCCAAAACATAAAGTATCTCTTGAACAAAAAATAGTTGAATATATTACGAGGAGTACTGAAATACATTGA